The Novipirellula galeiformis genome includes the window TGGCTGCACCGCCGCCGCACCGGATCGAACCGCGAGGGCGAGCGACATTTCGCCTCCACTCTCCCACCCTGACACCCGGCACTTATCAAGTGACGGTGTCACTGGGATCACACCAATCACGCCTCGTCGACAAAGTGGAATCGGCAATCCAATTCACTGTGGCCCCAGACGACCTCTATGAAACCGGCTATCTCCTGACGCCCGAAGATGGTGTCGTAGCCTTTCGCTGTGACTTCCACTCCCTGAAATCGTGATCCGAAACACCGCCCGACAACTCCGACGCACCCTGTTAAACTGGCACGACCAAGCCGGAAAGCTTCTTCATGCACCGGATTCCCGCCTAGCGATTGTCGACGAGCTAACCCGACTCGAAGAATTCCTGCAATTCTACACGCGAGGCGTTCAACGCGACATCGAATTTGAATTCACGACATTTCGATGCGAGGTTTTACAGTTCCTCCGTGAAATGCAACTCGGCCCTGCCCAGACCTCTCGCTACGCTGCATCCTGCGACAAGCCAACGATGTACGCAGCCGCCTTTTCCCTATTAACACAAAAGCTACTGGGAGTGGATCTCAAGCGTGACTCCGCACGCTGGAAAGCGGCTTTCGATCAGTACCAATGCCAAGACGACGGTCTATTTCGTGATCCCGCGCTGAGCAACTCGCTGTTCGAGCCCTCGGACTGGTGGGGCGCCCGACACTTCGCTCTGATCGCCACGGCTGCATACGATGCCATCGGAGAGCAGCCCGCTTTTCCGCTGTCGTTCCTCGATGAGTTCTGTCGCGAAGGGCAAATCGAACAACTGGTGGCGGAGATCGATTGGTCAATGAACTCGGACCACGACAACAAAATAATGAACATCGGGTGCCTGCTGCAATACGCGCGCGACCGGCAATGCAATTCCCAGGCAGGTAACGCAGTCACACGACTAAAATCCCTGCTTTTGGATCACCTCAACCCACACACGGGACTGTGGGGTGAGATGGACCTAAACAACCCAACCGATCTCTCGCGCGCGATCCAATTCGCCTACCACCTGTACCCGCTGTTTCTTTACGACAACGATCCGATCCCGTATCCCGATTCCTTAATTGACAACACACTGGCAACCCAAAATCCCTATGGTGGCTTCGCACCTCACCGCAACTCAAGCGCCTGCGAAGACATCGATTCCATACACCTATTGTTGGTCGCAAGCAAACAAACCAACTACCGACGCCATGACATCACCAAGGCAATTCGTCGCTTCCGGACGTGGGTTTTCGCCAACCAAAACGATGACGGCGGTTTTGTCTTTGCTCGCCAACAGCCGTTCGTGTATGGCCACCGGCAAATGAGTTCACTCGATAACGAATCACACCTATTCGGCACATGGTTTCGGTGCCTCTCCATTGCATTGGCCCATGAATGCGAGGACTCGATTCGCAACCCCTTCACGCTTCACAAATCACCCGGCTACTACTGTTAAAACAAAACGCGACTGAACCCATGATCCAGGCTATCGTCAAGAAAGTCCAACTCAAACTCCGTGGGCTCGAGCATGCGTCGATGATCCACACGCACATGCTCGAGGACGAGAAGGAAACGCTCTACACGCTGGCGCGAAAATCCCGAGGAAACATCGTGGAGGTGGGCTCTTACCTGGGCGCATCAAGCTGCTACCTCGCTGCGGGCCTTTCTAAACACAAACACGCCAAACTCACCTGTGTCGACACATGGAATAACGACGCAATGACCGAAGGTTTGCGAGACACCTACGATGAATTCCGAAGCAACACCTCCAAATATGGCGCACTCATTCAGCCCTTGCGGGGCACAAGTCAAGAAATCGCGAGCAGCTTTACCGATACAATCGACCTGCTCTTTTTAGATGCCGACCACGAATACGCTGGCGTGAAAACCGATTGGGACGCATGGTCCCCCCACCTGGCGCAAAACGCGACGGTGATCTTCCACGACATCGGCTGGGCCGAAGGTGTCCAGCAAGTCGTCCGCGAAGATGTTCATCCCATTGCACTCGAGGAATCGCGTCTCCCCAATCTGTACTGGGCGCGACTCCGTCAACGATGATCCCAATTGACCGAGAACTTCCATTGCCTAAACCAATTGCGATTATCATCCCAACGTCGAAGCCGCTCGACCAACTGCAACGAACCCTTTCTTCGCTGCAAAGAACGGTGACCGACTCAGCGGAAATCCTCATCATCCAAAACGGCCCCCTCTCGGACAGCCATACTGCACGATCGTTAACGGATCAATTTGCGAGCCTCAAGATCCGCTGCCTTCACGAAGCGACCCCAGGATTGTTGTCGGGGCGGCATCGCGGCGTGCAAGAAAGCACGTCGGAGATCATCTCGTTCATCGATGACGATATCGAAGTGGGGCCGCGCTGGGCGGAAGCGATTTTCCAAAACTTCAACAACCCTGACGTAAAACTTGTGGGGGGGCCAAGCACCGCTGAATACGCATGCTCCGTCCCAGAATGGCTCGATGCCTTTTTTCATCGCAGCCCCAACGAACAATGGTGCACCTACCTGAGTTTGCTCGAGCTCGGTGATCAGCGAACGGAAATGCCTCCCAATCTCATCTGGGGACTCAACTTTTCGATTCGACGATCTGCGCTGCTTGAACTTGGTGGATTCCACCCCGATGGAGTGCCATGGAATCTGCGCCGCTTCCGTGGCGATGGCGAAAGCGCCGTCACGGAAGCCGCCCGCCGCTGCAACATGACGGCGATCTACGATCCGAATGTGGCGGTAACGCACCTCATTCCGAAAACCAGGCTGACGCCAAACTACTTTCAACGCCGCGCCCATTTGCAAGGAATCTCGGATTCCTACACGCAGTTACGCAACACTCACCTGCACGGGGCGCCCCCAACTTCGCCTCCAGAGAAAAACTCGATACGCGAGCGACTGTCCTTTGTCGTCAAACAACAAATCGGCTTGTCGAAAAACCCGATGAACAAGGCAATTTTCCAAACCCAAAAAGCTTACCGAGAAGGTTACCTTTACCATCAACGCCAATTCCAAATCGAACGCGTCATCCGTGAATGGGTTCTCCGCCCCGATTACTGGGACTATTCTTATCCGCTGGAAAGCAAATCGAACGAGACAGCATGAGCATCGAACACGTTAAACATCTCGACCAAACCATCGGGATCATCATTCGCGCCAACTTCCATTCCGATGGAATTGAGTTTTTCACGCCGAGCATGTTTTCCCAGCAGCTTGGTTACATGAACCGACCGGCGGGCTACAAAATCGACCCCCATGTTCACAACCCGGTGGAACGCGAAGTCCTGTGGACTCAAGA containing:
- a CDS encoding class I SAM-dependent methyltransferase — translated: MIQAIVKKVQLKLRGLEHASMIHTHMLEDEKETLYTLARKSRGNIVEVGSYLGASSCYLAAGLSKHKHAKLTCVDTWNNDAMTEGLRDTYDEFRSNTSKYGALIQPLRGTSQEIASSFTDTIDLLFLDADHEYAGVKTDWDAWSPHLAQNATVIFHDIGWAEGVQQVVREDVHPIALEESRLPNLYWARLRQR
- a CDS encoding glycosyltransferase family 2 protein, whose translation is MPKPIAIIIPTSKPLDQLQRTLSSLQRTVTDSAEILIIQNGPLSDSHTARSLTDQFASLKIRCLHEATPGLLSGRHRGVQESTSEIISFIDDDIEVGPRWAEAIFQNFNNPDVKLVGGPSTAEYACSVPEWLDAFFHRSPNEQWCTYLSLLELGDQRTEMPPNLIWGLNFSIRRSALLELGGFHPDGVPWNLRRFRGDGESAVTEAARRCNMTAIYDPNVAVTHLIPKTRLTPNYFQRRAHLQGISDSYTQLRNTHLHGAPPTSPPEKNSIRERLSFVVKQQIGLSKNPMNKAIFQTQKAYREGYLYHQRQFQIERVIREWVLRPDYWDYSYPLESKSNETA